A part of Micromonospora chersina genomic DNA contains:
- a CDS encoding DUF3866 family protein, whose product MVRWRSGTVTAVRRRWAGAAELDVDLPDGGRMRALAYPALVGDPEPGDRVLLNAGALLMGLGTGGYALVVALPDRLPADPPEAADTRDAGHLVKARYTPLQPILLGVDEEASPHHARLAAAESVDGMPVVTADLHSALPAILAGVHADAPDARVAYLLTDGGALPAWFSRTLAGLAGRLAGTVSVGQAFGGDLEASTLHSGLLAARHVLGADVAIVAQGPGNLGTGTRWGFSGVAVGEAVNAVATLGGRPVGSLRISDADPRPRHRGVSHHSLTAYGRVALAPAELVVPDGLDPVLGAEVTAALAPLAARHRIVTVPTDGLDAALRASPVGLSTMGRGLDGDHAYFLAAAAAGRHAARLLG is encoded by the coding sequence ATGGTGCGATGGCGGTCCGGCACGGTCACGGCGGTACGGCGACGGTGGGCCGGCGCCGCGGAACTCGACGTCGACCTGCCCGACGGCGGCCGGATGCGCGCGCTGGCGTACCCGGCGCTGGTCGGCGACCCGGAGCCCGGCGACCGGGTGCTGCTCAACGCCGGCGCGCTGCTGATGGGCCTCGGCACCGGCGGGTACGCGCTCGTCGTCGCCCTGCCCGACCGGCTCCCCGCCGACCCGCCGGAGGCCGCCGACACCCGCGACGCCGGGCACCTGGTGAAGGCCCGCTACACCCCGCTGCAGCCGATCCTGCTCGGCGTGGACGAGGAGGCCTCCCCGCACCACGCGCGGCTGGCCGCCGCGGAGTCCGTCGACGGGATGCCGGTGGTCACCGCCGACCTGCACTCCGCGCTGCCGGCGATCCTGGCCGGCGTCCACGCCGACGCCCCGGACGCCCGGGTGGCGTACCTGCTCACCGACGGCGGCGCGCTGCCCGCCTGGTTCTCCCGCACCCTCGCCGGGCTCGCCGGCCGGCTCGCCGGCACGGTCAGCGTGGGCCAGGCGTTCGGCGGCGACCTGGAGGCCAGCACCCTGCACAGCGGCCTGCTCGCGGCGCGGCACGTGCTCGGCGCCGACGTCGCGATCGTCGCCCAGGGCCCCGGCAATCTCGGCACCGGCACCCGCTGGGGCTTCTCCGGGGTGGCCGTCGGCGAGGCGGTCAACGCGGTCGCCACCCTGGGCGGGCGGCCGGTCGGCTCGCTGCGCATCTCCGACGCCGACCCCCGCCCCCGGCACCGCGGCGTCTCCCACCACAGCCTCACCGCGTACGGCCGGGTCGCCCTGGCCCCCGCGGAGCTGGTCGTGCCGGACGGCCTGGACCCGGTCCTCGGGGCCGAGGTCACGGCGGCGCTGGCCCCCCTCGCGGCGCGGCACCGGATCGTGACCGTGCCCACCGACGGCCTGGACGCGGCGCTGCGGGCCAGCCCGGTCGGACTGTCGACGATGGGTCGCGGGCTCGACGGCGACCACGCCTACTTCCTGGCCGCGGCCGCCGCCGGCCGGCACGCGGCCCGCCTGCTCGGCTGA
- a CDS encoding carboxymuconolactone decarboxylase family protein, whose product MAHIDLGLDEQAHPGINGLARYRPETAGPLLDLADTLLHAPHPTLTPGERELIAAYVSDLNDCAFCCASHSAFAAAQLPAGMPLVEQVRRDPDAAPVGAKMRALLRIAGAVQRSGREVTAELVKEARAEGATDLEIHDTVLIAAAFCMYNRYVDGLGTVAPADPAGYTRAAEHIVAHGYGAR is encoded by the coding sequence ATCGCACACATCGACCTCGGTCTGGACGAGCAGGCCCACCCCGGCATCAACGGGCTGGCCCGCTACCGACCGGAGACCGCCGGGCCGCTGCTCGACCTCGCCGACACGCTGCTGCACGCCCCGCATCCCACGCTCACACCGGGGGAGCGGGAGCTGATCGCCGCGTACGTGTCGGATCTGAACGACTGCGCGTTCTGCTGCGCGTCGCACTCGGCGTTCGCCGCCGCCCAACTGCCGGCGGGGATGCCGCTGGTGGAACAGGTACGCCGCGACCCGGACGCGGCGCCGGTCGGGGCGAAGATGCGGGCGCTGCTGCGGATCGCCGGGGCGGTGCAGCGCAGCGGCCGGGAGGTCACCGCCGAACTGGTGAAGGAGGCCCGCGCCGAGGGCGCCACCGACCTGGAGATCCACGACACGGTGCTGATCGCCGCCGCCTTCTGCATGTACAACCGCTACGTCGACGGCCTGGGCACGGTGGCGCCGGCCGACCCGGCGGGCTACACCCGGGCCGCGGAGCACATCGTGGCGCACGGCTACGGGGCGCGCTGA
- the pafA gene encoding Pup--protein ligase translates to MERRIFGLETEYGVTCTYRGQRRLSPDEVARYLFRRVVSWGRSSNVFLRNGARLYLDVGSHPEYATPECDSVTDLVAHDRAGERILEGLLVDAEKRLHDEGIAGEIYLFKNNTDSAGNSYGCHENYLVSRHGEFGRLADVLIPFLVTRQLICGAGKVLQTPRGAVYCLSQRAEHIWEGVSSATTRSRPIINTRDEPHADAERYRRLHVIVGDSNMNEVTTLLKVGTADIVLRMIEAGVVMRDLTLENPIRAIREVSHDITGRRKVRLASGKEVSALEIQQEYLAKATEFVERRGGDQTAKRVVELWGRVLRAVETGDLDPVAREIDWVTKLRLIERYQRKHDLPLSHPRVAQMDLAYHDLRRGRGLYGLLERRGEVDRVATDPEIFEAKETPPQTTRARLRGEFIRHAQEKRRDFTVDWVHLKLNDQAQRTVLCKDPFRAYDERVERLIASM, encoded by the coding sequence ATGGAGCGGCGAATCTTCGGCCTCGAGACCGAGTACGGCGTCACCTGCACCTATCGCGGGCAGCGCCGACTGTCCCCCGACGAGGTCGCGCGGTACCTGTTCCGGCGGGTGGTGTCGTGGGGCCGGTCGAGCAATGTGTTCCTGCGCAACGGAGCCCGCCTCTACCTGGACGTGGGCTCGCACCCGGAGTACGCGACGCCGGAGTGCGACTCGGTGACCGACCTGGTGGCCCACGACCGGGCGGGGGAGCGGATCCTGGAAGGGCTGCTCGTCGACGCGGAGAAGCGGCTGCACGACGAGGGCATCGCGGGTGAGATCTACCTGTTCAAGAACAACACCGACTCGGCCGGCAACTCGTACGGCTGCCATGAGAACTACCTGGTGTCCCGGCACGGCGAGTTCGGCCGGCTGGCCGACGTGCTCATCCCGTTCCTGGTCACCCGGCAGTTGATCTGCGGTGCCGGCAAGGTGCTCCAGACGCCGCGCGGCGCGGTCTACTGCCTGTCGCAGCGTGCCGAGCACATCTGGGAGGGCGTCTCCTCGGCGACCACCCGCAGCCGGCCGATCATCAACACCCGGGACGAGCCGCACGCGGACGCCGAGCGCTACCGGCGGCTGCACGTCATCGTGGGCGACTCGAACATGAACGAGGTCACCACGCTGCTGAAGGTCGGCACGGCCGACATCGTGCTGCGGATGATCGAGGCCGGGGTCGTGATGCGGGACCTGACTCTGGAGAACCCGATCCGGGCGATCCGCGAGGTCTCGCACGACATCACCGGCCGGCGCAAGGTGCGGCTGGCCTCCGGCAAGGAGGTCTCGGCGCTGGAGATCCAGCAGGAGTACCTGGCGAAGGCGACGGAGTTCGTCGAGCGCCGGGGCGGCGACCAGACCGCGAAGCGGGTGGTGGAGCTCTGGGGCCGCGTGCTGCGGGCGGTGGAGACCGGCGACCTCGACCCGGTGGCCCGGGAGATCGACTGGGTGACGAAGCTGCGGCTGATCGAGCGCTACCAGCGCAAGCACGACCTGCCGCTGTCGCACCCGCGGGTGGCCCAGATGGACCTGGCCTACCACGACCTGCGGCGCGGCCGGGGCCTGTACGGGCTGCTGGAGCGGCGCGGCGAGGTGGACCGGGTGGCCACCGACCCGGAGATCTTCGAGGCGAAGGAGACCCCGCCGCAGACCACCCGGGCGCGGCTGCGGGGCGAGTTCATCCGGCACGCCCAGGAGAAGCGGCGGGACTTCACGGTGGACTGGGTGCACCTGAAGCTGAACGACCAGGCGCAGCGCACGGTGCTGTGCAAGGACCCGTTCCGGGCGTACGACGAGCGGGTGGAGCGGCTCATCGCGAGCATGTGA